One genomic window of Clupea harengus unplaced genomic scaffold, Ch_v2.0.2, whole genome shotgun sequence includes the following:
- the LOC122132572 gene encoding protein NLRC3-like: TADEVLRRVIQKHKASLKRRFENISEGIIKSGAETLLNKIYTELYITEGKSEGVNKEHEVWQVESASRAQTTEDTPINCNDIFKPLLGQEKNIRTVMTKGVAGIGKTVSVQKFILDWIDGVANQNVDFMFPLPFRELNLVRSDQYSLHKLLLDFHPELMELKDGEEYRDCQVVFIFDGLDESRLPLNFQQNMISDLKQTSSVDVLMTSLIQGSLLHSARIWITSRPAAASQVPVQCIDQVTEVRGFNDPQKEEYFRKRISEESQASRIISHIKASRSLHIMCHIPVFCWILATVLQQMLDKTKDIPKTLTEMFIHFLLIQTRRKDQKYQSGTETDEEKLLKSQKEILLKLGELAFKNLESGNLMFYKEDLRKCGIDVSEASVYSGMCTEIFKEESVFQQRKVYCFVHLSIQEFLAAVFMFHSYVTKNFKALKSLLSEGHEPSPSVLSSLQSVLGLQSQDHLHVLLKRAVDEALKSRNGHLDLFLRFLMGISLESNQKLLKGLLNHEYSSSKSIKEICQYIKKLNREDLSPERCINLFHCLFEMNDHSMHQEIKKYLDSPKKIKQKLSPAHCSALAHMLLMSEEVLDEFDLKKYNTSDEGRRRLLPAVRCYRRARLAECKLTDKSFGIV, encoded by the exons ACAGCTGATGAAGTCCTGAGGAGAGTTATACAGAAGCATAAAGCCAGTCTGAAGAGGAGGTTTGAGAACATATCTGAAGGTATCATCAAATCAGGAGCTGAGACACTCCTCAataagatctacacagagctctacatcacagagggaaagagtgaaggGGTGAATAAGGAACATGAGGTTTGGCAGGTAGAGTCAGCATCCAGAGCACAAACCACAGAAGACACACCAATCAACTGCAATGACATATTCAAGCCCTTACTTGGACAGGAGAAGAACATCAGAACTGTGATGACCAAAGGtgttgctggcattggaaaaacagtctcagtgcagaagttcattcttgATTGGATAGATGgggtagccaatcagaatgtagaCTTTATGTTTCCCCTTCCTTTCCGTGAGCTGAATTTAGTCAGGAGTGATCAGTATAGTCTTCACAAGCTCCTGCTTGACTTCCATCCTGAACTGATGGAGCTGAAGGATGGTGAAGAATACAGAGACTGTCAGgttgtgttcatctttgatggtttgGATGAGAGTCGATTACCTCTGAATTTCCAACAGAACATGATAtctgatttaaaacaaacatcatcAGTGGATGTTCTGATGACAAGCCTCATTCAAGGAAGCCTGCTTCACTCGGCACGCATCTGGATAACCtcacgaccagcagcagccagtcaaGTTCCTGTTCAGTGCATCGATCAGGTGACAGAAGTACGAGGGTTCAATGACCCCCAGAAGgaagagtacttcaggaagagaatcagtgaGGAGAGTCAGGCCAGCAGAATCATCTCACACATTAAGGCATCCAGGAGTCTCCAtatcatgtgccacattccagtcttctgttggattCTAGCCACTGTACTTCAGCAGATGCTGgacaagactaaagacattcccaaaactctgactgagatgttcatacacttcttgcTCATCCAGACCAGAAGGAAGGATCAGAAGTATCAAAGTGGAactgagacagatgaagagaaactTCTAAAATCTCAGAAGGAAATTTTACTGAAGCTTGGAGAACTGGCTTTCAAGAATCTAGAGAGTGGCAATCTGATGTTTTACAAGGAAGATCTGAGaaagtgtggcattgatgtcagtgAAGCCTCAGTGTACTCTGGCATGTGCACTGAAATCTTCAAGGAAGAATCTGTGTTTCAACAGAGGAAGGTATACTGCTTTGTGCACCTGAGCATCCAGGAGTTTCTGGcagctgtgtttatgtttcactCTTATGTGACTAAGAACTTCAAGGCACTGAAATCCCTCCTAAGTGAAGGACATGAACCCAGTCCATCTGTTTTATCATCTCTTCAATCAGTTCTGGGCCTACAATCTCAAGATCATCTACATGTGTTACTTAAGAGGGCAGTGGATGAGGCTTTGAAGAGCAGGAATGGACACCTGGATCTTTTCCTTCGCTTCCTTATGGGCATCTCTCTGGAGAGTAATCAGAAACTTTTGAAAGGTCTACTGAACCATGAATACAGCAGCTCAAAGAGCATCAAGGAAATATGTCAATACATTAAGAAGCTCAACAGGGAAGATCTCTCTCCTGAACGATGCATcaatcttttccattgcttatttGAAATGAACGATCATTCCATGCaccaagaaataaaaaaatatctggACTCACCAAAGAAGATCAAACAGAAATTGTCCCCTGCTCACTGTTCAGCACTGGCCCACATGCTTCTGATGTCTGAGGAggtgctggatgagtttgacctgaAGAAATACAACACATCAGATGAGGGACGCAGGAGATTGCTCCCTGCTGTGAGATGCTACAGAAGGGCACG acttgctgaatgcaaactcacagataagtcctttggaattgt